The proteins below come from a single Oscillospiraceae bacterium genomic window:
- a CDS encoding MobA/MobL family protein, with protein sequence MPCPHNEITIVQRSQRQSAVAAAAYQSGEKLFCEYDQQVKHYPEKRGIVHNEILLPANAPRSYADRNTLWNAAEAVEKQWNSQLARRWVLTIPREIPPDQYAVLVREFCEQQFVSKGMIADFAIHDPHPPGHNPHAHVMLTMRAMDEHGKWLPKSRKVYDLDENGERIKLPSGRWKSHKEDTVDWNDQKYCEIWRHEWEVIQNRYLEANDRPERVDLRSYARQGLDIVPTVHEGAAVRQMEKRGIQTNIGNLNREIRAANRLMKSIRQLIQNLKGWITELGEKRKELLAQKAAEEATLLPNLLMKYMEIRKEERKDWTRAGQNRGTSQDLKAVSEALSYLRQKGLSTVEDLEVFLESSGKSAADYRSQMKPKEARSKVIDGILASRTDCKECKAVYEKYQKIFFKKTKEKFKQEHPEVARYEKAAAYLAKHPDDKDSTQKELQEEQETLLEEIAALKTPLTEVQEDLKKLRDIRYWVRKATPGTEESKEPPKKQPIKEVLQDKADEKKAQRTAPVQTKHKQQDMEL encoded by the coding sequence ATGCCCTGCCCACACAACGAAATCACGATTGTTCAGCGCAGCCAGCGGCAGTCTGCGGTTGCCGCCGCTGCTTACCAAAGCGGCGAAAAGCTGTTCTGTGAATACGACCAGCAAGTGAAGCACTACCCGGAAAAGCGTGGTATTGTCCACAATGAAATTCTGCTCCCGGCAAACGCCCCACGGTCGTATGCAGACCGCAATACCTTATGGAACGCCGCCGAAGCGGTGGAAAAGCAATGGAACTCCCAGCTTGCAAGGCGGTGGGTGCTTACCATCCCAAGAGAGATACCACCCGACCAGTATGCTGTCCTTGTCCGGGAGTTTTGTGAGCAGCAGTTTGTTTCCAAAGGCATGATTGCTGATTTTGCAATCCATGACCCCCATCCGCCGGGACACAATCCCCACGCCCATGTCATGCTCACTATGAGGGCAATGGACGAACATGGAAAATGGCTTCCCAAGAGCCGCAAGGTTTATGACCTTGACGAAAACGGGGAACGGATAAAACTTCCGTCCGGCAGATGGAAAAGCCACAAGGAGGATACGGTGGATTGGAACGACCAGAAGTATTGCGAAATCTGGCGGCATGAATGGGAGGTCATCCAGAACCGCTATCTGGAAGCCAATGACCGTCCGGAGCGTGTGGACTTGCGTTCCTATGCCAGACAGGGGCTTGATATTGTCCCCACTGTCCATGAGGGGGCTGCTGTCCGGCAGATGGAAAAGCGTGGTATCCAGACGAATATCGGAAACCTGAACCGGGAAATCAGAGCCGCCAACCGCCTGATGAAGTCCATCCGGCAGCTTATCCAAAACCTCAAAGGCTGGATTACCGAGCTGGGAGAAAAACGAAAAGAACTGCTTGCACAAAAGGCGGCGGAGGAAGCGACACTTCTTCCCAATCTGCTGATGAAGTATATGGAGATACGAAAGGAAGAACGGAAGGACTGGACAAGGGCTGGACAGAACCGGGGGACTTCACAGGACTTAAAGGCAGTCAGCGAAGCCCTGTCCTATCTCCGTCAAAAGGGGCTTTCTACTGTGGAGGACTTAGAAGTATTTCTGGAATCTTCCGGGAAATCAGCCGCAGATTACCGCAGTCAGATGAAGCCAAAGGAAGCCCGCAGCAAAGTGATTGACGGGATTCTTGCCAGCCGGACAGACTGCAAAGAATGTAAGGCTGTCTATGAGAAGTACCAGAAGATATTTTTTAAGAAAACAAAGGAAAAATTCAAACAGGAACACCCGGAGGTTGCCCGGTATGAGAAAGCCGCCGCCTACCTTGCCAAGCACCCGGACGATAAGGACAGTACCCAAAAGGAGCTGCAAGAGGAGCAGGAAACGCTTCTGGAAGAAATTGCAGCCCTGAAAACACCGCTGACCGAGGTACAGGAGGATTTGAAGAAGCTGCGGGATATCCGTTACTGGGTACGGAAAGCCACCCCCGGCACAGAGGAAAGCAAAGAGCCGCCCAAGAAACAGCCTATCAAAGAAGTCTTGCAGGATAAGGCTGACGAGAAAAAAGCACAAAGAACTGCCCCGGTGCAGACAAAACACAAACAACAGGATATGGAA
- a CDS encoding DUF4318 domain-containing protein: MFKKAFWVPYEDSTNYPTLAKTMEAISKYCEENGESYTFINDDEVEINGKRYEIYRGYENGSRGNYGIKCKEK; encoded by the coding sequence ATGTTTAAAAAGGCTTTTTGGGTTCCTTATGAGGATAGTACCAATTACCCAACTCTTGCAAAAACTATGGAAGCAATTTCAAAATATTGTGAAGAAAATGGCGAGTCTTATACATTTATTAACGATGACGAAGTGGAGATAAATGGAAAAAGATATGAAATATATCGGGGCTACGAAAATGGTAGTAGGGGAAATTACGGTATAAAATGCAAAGAAAAATAA